One region of Microbacterium rhizosphaerae genomic DNA includes:
- a CDS encoding DUF779 domain-containing protein: MTERVAVTDAAASLLRELTAQHGPLMFHQSGGCCDGSSPMCYPVGMFLTGPGDVDLGTIDVGLDDPIRVYMSHAQFEYWKYTHLTIDVVPGRGAGFSVEGPTGMRFLIRSRMLDESELAHFGLAG, encoded by the coding sequence ATGACGGAGCGCGTGGCGGTGACGGATGCCGCGGCATCCCTCCTGCGCGAACTCACGGCACAGCACGGGCCGCTGATGTTCCATCAGTCCGGTGGATGCTGCGACGGCAGCTCGCCGATGTGCTACCCGGTCGGGATGTTCCTGACGGGTCCCGGCGACGTGGATCTCGGCACGATCGACGTCGGCCTGGACGACCCGATCCGGGTCTACATGTCGCACGCGCAGTTCGAGTACTGGAAGTACACGCACCTCACGATCGACGTGGTGCCGGGACGCGGCGCGGGCTTCTCGGTGGAAGGCCCGACGGGCATGCGGTTCCTCATCCGCAGCCGGATGCTCGACGAGTCCGAGCTCGCGCACTTCGGCCTGGCCGGCTGA
- a CDS encoding ABC transporter permease produces the protein MIPTPAAAAPADRVRLDRRVPPLGGFNVTYLGIELARKLRNRRTLIFTIAFPVLMFIVIGGRFLTVPLTETPISAGGPSVAAYIMVSMAMYGAMMSATQTGAAVAVERAQGWSRQLLLTPLNPFVNVIIKMIAGMLLGLLAVIATYITGAIAGVHLTPAQWIVTGLTSWVLASAVFTTLGLMVGYMVPGENAAQITSLAIVLLSFIGGIFYPLNNMPDFLQTIAKFTPVYGIGQMARAPLTGDSFDILWLVNALVWLGIFLAGTVFFFRRDTKRG, from the coding sequence CCTACCTGGGCATCGAGCTCGCGCGCAAGTTGCGCAACCGCCGGACGCTCATCTTCACGATCGCGTTCCCGGTGCTGATGTTCATCGTCATCGGCGGCCGGTTCCTCACCGTGCCCCTCACCGAGACGCCGATCTCGGCCGGCGGACCGTCCGTCGCGGCCTACATCATGGTCTCGATGGCCATGTACGGCGCGATGATGTCCGCCACGCAGACCGGCGCCGCCGTCGCCGTCGAGCGCGCGCAGGGCTGGAGCAGGCAGCTGCTCCTCACGCCGCTGAACCCGTTCGTCAACGTCATCATCAAGATGATCGCCGGCATGCTCCTCGGTCTGCTCGCGGTCATCGCGACCTACATCACCGGCGCCATCGCCGGGGTGCACCTCACTCCGGCCCAGTGGATCGTCACGGGCCTCACGAGCTGGGTGCTCGCCAGCGCGGTGTTCACCACCCTCGGGCTGATGGTCGGCTACATGGTGCCCGGTGAGAACGCGGCGCAGATCACGAGCCTCGCGATCGTGCTCCTCTCGTTCATCGGCGGCATCTTCTACCCGCTCAACAACATGCCGGACTTCCTGCAGACGATCGCGAAGTTCACGCCCGTCTACGGCATCGGGCAGATGGCGCGCGCGCCGCTGACCGGCGACTCGTTCGACATCCTGTGGCTCGTGAACGCCCTGGTGTGGCTCGGCATCTTCCTCGCCGGGACGGTCTTCTTCTTCCGGCGCGACACCAAGCGAGGGTGA
- a CDS encoding sensor histidine kinase encodes MSDDRYGPRWPVLSAGTRVGEGLTRPSVLWSPGARRWYIGGGISLIWLISAGTQIVQVAGSTASATVGIVLLCGYALAFLAATPLNWTLGLRGRLLVIAAVFALSFALWPWLDWQVCAVWTYVGVLVATAVVPWQLTWTSILGLSALALVFDVIHQGWNANVLWVPAIIASISLMMAAFMRSIVAVNQTRLAQREVERIAAERERGRVARDIHDILGHSLTVITVKSELAGRLVDVDPERAKAEMAEVEGLARGALADVRATVAGFRGVSISGELAAARVALSAADISLDAPSTTDAVPPEHRELAGWVVREGVTNVVRHAQARRCRIRLDSRVVSVEDDGVGPVESGSGTGLSGLRERVDAAGGILSVGRSELGGFRLEVTL; translated from the coding sequence ATGAGCGACGATCGGTACGGTCCGCGCTGGCCGGTGCTGTCGGCCGGCACACGTGTCGGGGAGGGTCTGACCCGACCCTCGGTGCTGTGGTCTCCTGGCGCGCGCCGCTGGTATATCGGCGGCGGCATATCCCTCATCTGGCTGATCAGCGCCGGCACGCAGATCGTCCAGGTCGCCGGTTCGACGGCCTCGGCGACCGTCGGCATCGTCCTGCTGTGCGGGTATGCCCTGGCCTTCCTCGCGGCCACGCCTCTCAACTGGACTCTTGGTCTCCGCGGCCGCCTTCTCGTCATCGCCGCGGTCTTCGCGCTGTCGTTCGCCTTGTGGCCGTGGCTCGACTGGCAGGTATGCGCGGTCTGGACCTATGTCGGCGTCCTCGTCGCCACGGCCGTCGTGCCCTGGCAGCTCACCTGGACCTCGATCCTCGGGCTCTCGGCGCTGGCTCTCGTCTTCGACGTCATCCACCAGGGCTGGAACGCGAACGTGCTGTGGGTGCCGGCGATCATCGCGTCGATATCGCTCATGATGGCCGCGTTCATGCGGTCGATCGTCGCTGTCAACCAGACCCGCCTCGCGCAGCGGGAGGTCGAGCGCATCGCCGCGGAGCGCGAGCGCGGACGGGTGGCGCGCGACATCCACGACATCCTGGGCCACTCGCTCACCGTGATCACGGTGAAGAGCGAGCTCGCGGGGCGGCTCGTCGACGTCGACCCCGAGCGGGCGAAGGCCGAGATGGCCGAGGTCGAGGGGCTCGCGCGCGGAGCTCTCGCCGACGTGCGCGCGACGGTCGCCGGCTTCCGCGGCGTGAGCATCAGCGGGGAGCTCGCGGCCGCCCGCGTCGCCCTGTCGGCGGCGGACATCTCGCTCGACGCGCCCTCGACGACGGATGCCGTGCCCCCCGAGCACCGGGAGCTGGCCGGATGGGTCGTGCGCGAGGGCGTGACGAACGTCGTGCGCCACGCACAGGCGCGGCGCTGCCGCATCCGTCTCGACTCCCGTGTGGTGTCGGTCGAGGACGACGGGGTCGGGCCGGTCGAGTCCGGATCCGGGACGGGGCTGTCCGGACTGCGGGAGCGCGTGGATGCCGCGGGCGGAATACTGTCGGTCGGTCGCAGCGAGCTGGGCGGATTCCGGCTCGAGGTGACCCTGTGA
- the exaC gene encoding acetaldehyde dehydrogenase ExaC: MTIVEEGVSSVYAAPGERGSVAEYRTRYGHYIGGEFVDPIKGEYFEDITPVTGKPFCEVGRGTVEDIDRAVDVAWKAFESWKRTTPAERAVILNKIADRIEQNLERIAVAETWENGKPVRETLAADIPLTVDHFRYFAGVLRAQEGSLSQLDEDTVAYHFHEPLGVVGQIIPWNFPILMAAWKLAPALAAGNCVVIKPAEQTPASLLFLFDIIGDLLPAGVVNIVNGFGIEAGAPLAQHKRIRKVAFTGETTTGRLIMQYASQNLIPVTLELGGKSANVFFEDVAQSTDDAYYDKALEGFTFFALNQGEVCTCPSRALIQRSIYDRFLGDGLERVARIRQGNPLDPETMIGAQASNDQLEKILSYIEIGKAGGAKLLTGGERVDLGGELSGGYYVAPTVFEGTNDMRIFQEEIFGPVVSVTSFSDFDDAISIANDTLYGLGAGVWSRSGDTAYRAGRSIEAGRVWTNTYHQYPAHAAFGGYKQSGIGRENHLKMLDHYQQTKNLLVSYADGAMGFF, translated from the coding sequence ATGACCATCGTCGAAGAGGGCGTCTCGAGCGTCTATGCCGCGCCGGGTGAGCGCGGGTCGGTCGCCGAGTACCGCACCCGGTACGGCCACTACATCGGCGGAGAGTTCGTCGACCCGATCAAGGGCGAGTACTTCGAGGACATCACGCCGGTCACCGGCAAGCCGTTCTGCGAGGTCGGCCGCGGCACCGTCGAGGACATCGACCGCGCGGTGGACGTCGCGTGGAAGGCGTTCGAGTCCTGGAAGCGCACCACTCCCGCCGAGCGCGCCGTCATCCTGAACAAGATCGCCGATCGCATCGAGCAGAACCTCGAGCGCATCGCCGTCGCCGAGACGTGGGAGAACGGCAAGCCGGTCCGCGAGACGCTGGCGGCCGACATCCCGCTCACGGTCGACCACTTCCGCTACTTCGCAGGCGTCCTGCGTGCCCAGGAGGGCTCGCTCAGCCAGCTCGACGAGGACACGGTCGCCTACCACTTCCACGAGCCGCTGGGCGTCGTGGGCCAGATCATCCCGTGGAACTTCCCCATCCTCATGGCCGCCTGGAAGCTCGCGCCCGCGCTCGCGGCGGGCAACTGCGTCGTGATCAAGCCGGCCGAGCAGACCCCCGCATCCCTGCTGTTCCTCTTCGACATCATCGGCGACCTGCTGCCGGCGGGCGTCGTGAACATCGTGAACGGCTTCGGCATCGAGGCGGGCGCACCGCTCGCGCAGCACAAGCGCATCCGCAAGGTCGCGTTCACCGGCGAGACCACGACGGGCCGCCTGATCATGCAGTACGCCTCGCAGAACCTCATCCCGGTGACGCTCGAGCTCGGAGGCAAGTCGGCGAACGTCTTCTTCGAGGACGTCGCCCAGTCGACGGATGACGCGTACTACGACAAGGCCCTCGAGGGCTTCACGTTCTTCGCCCTGAACCAGGGCGAGGTCTGCACGTGCCCGTCGCGCGCGCTCATCCAGCGGTCGATCTACGACCGGTTCCTCGGCGACGGCCTCGAGCGGGTCGCCCGGATCAGGCAGGGCAACCCGCTCGACCCGGAGACGATGATCGGCGCGCAGGCCTCGAACGACCAGCTCGAGAAGATCCTGTCGTACATCGAGATCGGCAAGGCCGGCGGCGCGAAGCTTCTGACCGGCGGGGAGCGGGTCGACCTGGGCGGCGAGCTGTCCGGCGGGTACTACGTCGCACCGACGGTGTTCGAGGGCACGAACGACATGCGGATCTTCCAGGAGGAGATCTTCGGGCCGGTCGTCTCGGTCACGTCGTTCTCGGACTTCGACGACGCGATCTCCATCGCCAACGACACGCTCTACGGCCTCGGCGCGGGCGTCTGGAGCCGTTCCGGCGACACCGCCTACCGGGCCGGCCGGTCGATCGAGGCCGGACGCGTGTGGACGAACACCTACCACCAGTACCCCGCGCACGCCGCCTTCGGCGGCTACAAGCAGTCGGGCATCGGCCGCGAGAACCACCTCAAGATGCTCGACCACTACCAGCAGACGAAGAACCTGCTGGTGTCGTATGCCGACGGAGCCATGGGCTTCTTCTGA
- a CDS encoding GAF domain-containing protein yields MSSPWTPRRPGSPDASRLLIERAHDEFVSGNSADPRLADIRGIVRDSWRRSLESLVGVEGLPPLALDAEQLERLRSEHPLAGVIDMIRGLLMPGDPTDSGVVVAVGDAAGRLLWVEGDAHVRTLTGDMGFIAGADWSEDAVGTSAPGTSLALDRSVQIRGAEHFNRLVQPWSCTAAPVHDPETRRVLGVIDVTGGEPVVSPQAQLLVDATARAVEGELLLSRMRARAQSRAPRRASPRSAPVRATLSVLGRSKALLEVAMDEGEHVAEVTTRHAELLLMLATHRQGLSAERLAELVYADPGATVTLRAEMVRLRKTLERIAPDLAPASKPYRLDVPLETDAEQVLSLLDRGAHRVALAAYRGDALPESTAPGVEEYRDNVRTALREALMAEASVDVLLTFAETDAAADDVELLRLCLSMLPARSPRRAGLVARIERLEA; encoded by the coding sequence ATGTCCTCGCCGTGGACTCCTCGCCGTCCGGGATCGCCTGACGCATCCCGCCTGCTCATCGAGCGCGCCCACGACGAGTTCGTGAGCGGCAACAGCGCCGATCCGCGGCTCGCCGACATCCGCGGCATCGTGCGCGACAGCTGGCGGCGCTCACTCGAGAGTCTCGTGGGCGTCGAGGGGCTCCCTCCCCTGGCGCTGGATGCCGAGCAGCTCGAGCGGCTGCGCAGCGAGCATCCGCTGGCCGGTGTCATCGACATGATCCGCGGCCTGCTGATGCCGGGCGATCCGACCGACTCCGGAGTCGTCGTCGCGGTCGGCGATGCGGCCGGCCGTCTGCTGTGGGTCGAGGGCGACGCGCACGTGCGGACGCTGACCGGCGACATGGGCTTCATCGCGGGTGCGGACTGGTCGGAGGATGCCGTGGGCACCTCCGCCCCGGGCACCTCGCTCGCGCTGGATCGCTCGGTGCAGATCCGCGGGGCGGAGCACTTCAACCGGCTCGTGCAGCCGTGGTCGTGCACCGCGGCACCGGTTCACGACCCGGAGACCCGCCGTGTGCTCGGCGTGATCGACGTGACAGGCGGCGAGCCGGTCGTCTCTCCGCAGGCGCAGCTGCTGGTGGATGCCACCGCCCGCGCCGTGGAGGGCGAGCTGCTGCTCAGCCGCATGCGGGCTCGCGCACAGAGCCGTGCGCCGCGACGCGCCTCCCCCCGATCGGCCCCGGTGCGCGCGACGCTGTCGGTCCTGGGTCGCAGCAAGGCGCTTCTCGAGGTCGCGATGGACGAGGGCGAGCACGTCGCCGAGGTCACGACCCGCCACGCCGAGCTGCTGCTCATGCTCGCCACGCACCGCCAGGGCCTCTCGGCCGAGCGCCTGGCCGAGCTCGTCTACGCAGACCCCGGTGCGACCGTCACGCTGCGTGCCGAGATGGTGCGGCTGCGCAAGACGCTCGAGCGCATCGCGCCCGATCTCGCGCCCGCATCCAAGCCCTATCGCCTCGACGTCCCGCTCGAGACGGATGCCGAGCAGGTCCTGTCTCTCCTGGACCGCGGCGCGCACCGGGTCGCACTCGCGGCCTACCGCGGTGACGCGCTTCCGGAGTCGACGGCCCCGGGAGTCGAGGAGTACCGCGACAACGTGCGCACTGCCCTGCGGGAGGCGCTGATGGCGGAGGCGAGCGTCGACGTGCTTCTGACGTTCGCGGAGACGGATGCCGCGGCCGACGATGTCGAGCTGCTGCGGCTGTGCCTCTCGATGCTGCCGGCGCGATCGCCGCGCCGCGCGGGCCTCGTCGCCCGCATCGAGCGCCTCGAAGCCTGA
- a CDS encoding response regulator transcription factor has translation MIRLLIADDQALVRGALSALLSLESDIEVVAEVGRGDEVAPAALAASADVALLDIEMPGMDGIAAAAELRTRVPSCRALMVTTFGRPGYLKRAMQAGAAGFVVKDTPAPQLADAVRRVAQGLRVVDPALAAESLAQGDSPLTERETDVLGVALTGGSIADIARILHLSEGTVRNHLSSAIGKTGARNRADAARIAEESGWL, from the coding sequence GTGATCCGGCTGCTGATCGCCGACGATCAGGCGCTCGTGCGCGGCGCTCTATCGGCGCTGCTCAGCCTCGAGTCCGACATCGAGGTGGTCGCCGAAGTCGGCCGCGGAGACGAGGTGGCCCCCGCGGCCCTGGCCGCGAGCGCCGACGTCGCCCTGCTCGACATCGAGATGCCCGGGATGGACGGGATCGCGGCCGCCGCCGAGCTGCGCACGAGGGTCCCATCGTGCCGCGCGCTGATGGTCACGACCTTCGGGCGGCCGGGATATCTCAAGCGCGCGATGCAGGCCGGCGCAGCCGGCTTCGTCGTGAAGGACACGCCTGCCCCGCAGCTGGCCGATGCCGTGCGGCGCGTCGCGCAGGGACTTCGCGTCGTGGACCCCGCACTGGCCGCGGAGTCGCTCGCACAGGGCGATTCGCCCCTGACCGAGCGTGAGACCGATGTGCTCGGCGTCGCGCTCACGGGAGGGTCGATCGCCGACATCGCCCGCATCCTGCACCTGTCCGAGGGCACCGTGCGCAATCACCTGTCGAGCGCGATCGGCAAGACCGGCGCCCGCAATCGCGCAGACGCGGCCCGCATCGCCGAGGAGAGCGGCTGGCTCTGA
- a CDS encoding CCA tRNA nucleotidyltransferase, which translates to MLNMAEGVARLGALAESPVVATLAEAFAEAGHELAIVGGPVRDALLGRPVNDHDFTTDARPDEILRIVKPISSVQWDVGRDFGTIGARVRHEQVEITTYRADSYDGATRKPTVEFGDTIDGDLVRRDFTVNSMALRVPGRTLVDPTGGVEDLVRGILRTPSDPRVSFGDDPLRMLRAARFASQLGFEVDDDTIAAIAELRSTIQIVSPERIQGELVRLMQTDDPVRGIRLLVDTGLMSEFLPEIPALRLEIDEHHHHKDVYEHSLTVLRQAIELEGERRPDAAPDVPLRLAALLHDIGKPSTRRLEPGGGVSFHHHDAKGARLARRRLKELRFDSATIDSVTQLIDQHLRFFGYAEGAWTDSAVRRYVRDAGPQLERLHILTRADVTTRNKRKAARLAGAYDDIERRIVELAAQEELDAIRPELDGNRIQEILGIAPGREVGEAYRFLLDVRLDEGVIGPDAAEQRLREWWAART; encoded by the coding sequence ATGCTGAACATGGCCGAGGGCGTCGCACGCCTGGGCGCTCTCGCCGAGTCGCCCGTGGTCGCGACCCTCGCCGAAGCCTTCGCCGAGGCCGGCCACGAGCTGGCGATCGTCGGCGGGCCCGTGCGCGATGCCCTGCTCGGGCGACCGGTGAACGACCACGACTTCACGACCGACGCCCGGCCTGACGAGATCCTGCGGATCGTGAAGCCGATCAGCTCGGTGCAGTGGGATGTCGGGCGCGACTTCGGCACGATCGGCGCCCGTGTGCGGCATGAGCAGGTCGAGATCACGACATATCGCGCCGACAGCTACGACGGCGCCACACGCAAGCCGACCGTGGAGTTCGGCGACACGATCGACGGCGACCTGGTGCGCCGCGACTTCACGGTGAACTCGATGGCCTTGCGGGTGCCCGGACGCACGCTGGTCGACCCCACCGGCGGCGTCGAGGACCTCGTGCGCGGCATCCTGCGCACGCCGAGCGACCCGCGGGTGAGCTTCGGCGACGACCCGCTCCGGATGCTACGCGCCGCCCGTTTCGCGTCCCAGCTGGGGTTCGAGGTCGACGACGACACGATCGCCGCGATCGCCGAGCTGCGCAGCACGATCCAGATCGTCAGCCCCGAGCGCATCCAGGGTGAGCTCGTGCGGCTGATGCAGACGGACGACCCGGTCCGCGGCATCCGTCTGCTCGTCGACACCGGCCTGATGTCCGAGTTCCTGCCCGAGATCCCTGCGCTGCGGCTCGAGATCGACGAGCATCACCATCACAAGGACGTCTACGAGCACTCGCTGACCGTGCTGCGCCAGGCGATCGAGCTCGAAGGCGAACGGCGCCCGGATGCGGCGCCCGACGTGCCGCTGCGCTTGGCGGCCCTCCTCCACGACATCGGAAAGCCGTCGACCCGTCGACTCGAGCCGGGCGGCGGCGTGTCGTTCCACCACCACGACGCCAAGGGTGCGCGCCTGGCCCGGCGGCGCCTGAAGGAGCTGCGGTTCGACTCCGCGACCATCGACTCGGTCACCCAGCTCATCGACCAGCACCTGCGGTTCTTCGGCTACGCCGAGGGCGCGTGGACCGATTCCGCCGTGCGGCGCTACGTGCGGGATGCGGGCCCCCAGCTCGAGCGCCTGCACATCCTGACCCGTGCCGACGTGACGACCCGCAACAAGCGCAAGGCGGCACGGCTGGCCGGCGCCTACGACGACATCGAGCGGCGCATCGTCGAGCTCGCCGCGCAGGAGGAGCTCGACGCCATCCGCCCCGAGCTCGACGGCAACCGCATCCAGGAGATCCTCGGCATCGCGCCGGGCCGAGAGGTCGGCGAGGCCTACCGCTTCCTGCTCGACGTGCGTCTGGACGAGGGCGTGATCGGACCGGATGCGGCGGAGCAGCGCCTGCGCGAGTGGTGGGCCGCCCGCACCTGA